TCAGCCCGGCCAGTTCGATCATTGCCCCCATGATCTCAGCCGAGCTGAGCGGCGACCAGGTCCGCCACCGCCCGCATGCCCGCCGCGTTGGGGTGCAGCGGCGCCGGGCGCCCCGGCCACGGGAGTCCGGGCCGCGTCGTCCACGGATCGGCTGACCAGGCGTGATGATCACGGCTGGCCTCGGCCGCGCGCACCCAGCCCGCGCCGGTTTCGGTGGCCGCGGCGCCGGTGTGCCTTTCCAGCGTGTCGGCGACGCGGCGGCCGAGCGCGACGTCTGCCTCGGACAGCGGCGGTGCGCAGACGCCGACGGGCGGCAGCAGCGTCAGGTAGTCGACGAACAGCACCGTGGCCTGCGGGGCCCTCGCCCGGATCGCCGCTCCGACCTCGACCAGCGACGTCGCCACCTGCTGCAGGGCGTCCTCGCGCGCGTCGGCGTCGAGCAGGTTGCGCACCCACGCGCCCAGCACCGGCAGCCGGCGCACCATCCGCGGCCACCCCGCGACGGTCAGCAGCGGCACATAACCGGCGTCGTTGCCGCCGATGGTGACGGTGACCAGCGCCTCGGACCCGTCGAGGGCATCGATCTGCGGCGGCACCCCGTTCTGCTTGTCCCGCAGCACGTGGGCGGTGGTCGCACCCGAGTAGGTCACATCGACCAGGTTCAGGCCGAGGCGCTCGGCGACGAGATGCGGGTAGTTGAGCGCCGAGCGGCCCGCCAGTCGCGGCGCCCCAGGTGCGGACGGTTTGATCCCCGGTCCGGCCGCCATCGAGCTGCCCAGCGCCACATACCGTTTCACAGGCCCCGTCACAAGGCCGGGCTCGACGCCTGGGCCCAGAACCGCTTCGGGATACGCCCGGCCTGGCGGGCGAGGTAACCCGCGGTGACCGCCGAAGCCATCGCGGCGGCCATGGTCGGTGGATCGGATGCGCGGGTGACGGCGGTCGCCAAAAGCACTGCATCACAACCCAATTCCATCGCCAACGCGGCATCGCTGGCGGTGCCGATCCCGGCGTCGAGCACGACGGGCACCCCGGCTGCCGCCACGATCATCTCGATGTTGTGCGGGTTGGAGATGCCCAGCCCGGTGCCGATCGGCGCACCGAGCGGCATCACCGCGGCGCAGCCGATGTCTTCGAGCCGACGGGCCAACACCGGGTCGTCGTTGGTGTAGGGCAGCACGACGAACCCGTCGTCGACCAATTGTTCTGCGGCCTTGATCAGTTCGACCGCGTCGGGCAGCAACGTGCGCTCGTCGGCGATCACCTCGAGTTTCACCAGGTCGGTGCCAAGCGCCTCGCGGGCCAGTTGTGCGGTGAGCACGGCCTCGGCGGCACCGCGGCAGCCCGCGGTGTTGGGCAGCGCCGCGATGCCGAGCCGGTTGAGCAGATCCAGCACACCCGTCCCGGTTTCGGCGTCGATGCGGCGCATGGCCACGGTGGTCAGTTCGGTGCCGGAGGCGATGAGCGCCTCCTCGAGCACCGCGAGGTTGGGGGCACCACCGGTGCCCATGATCAGCCGGGAGCCGAATTCCCGGCCCCCGATCCGCAACAATGATTCCCCGGTCGCTGCGCTCCTGCCCGCCGTTACCGAGTCAGCCACCTTGCACCGCCGTGACCACCTCGATGCGTGCACCGCCGGAGAGGGTCTGATCCCACTCCGACCGGGGCAACACCGACCAGTCCAGTGCGACAGCGATGCCCTTGACGGGGAAGCCGCGTGTCTCGAGCAGGCGCTCGATGGTGGTGGTGTCGTCCACCTCGACGCTCTGCCCGTTGACCGTGATGGTGATCATTTCGCTCCCACACCCACTTCGAGTTCTGCCGCGATCCGCTCAGCGGTCCACGGCGCCAACAGGAATCCGTTCCGTCCGTGCCCGACGGCGACCAGCGTGCGCTCGTCGACGCGTTCGACGATCGGCAGACCGTCGGGCGTCATCGGCCGCAAGCCTGCCGCGGTCTCGGCCAGTTCGTACTCGCCCAGCGCCGGCATCACCGCGCACGCGTCCTCCAGCAGGTCGCGCACACCGCTGACCACCGGTGCGGTGTCACGACCATGCTCGTACTGCGTGGCGCCGACGACGACGCCGTCGGCCCGCGGCACCAGGTACACCTGCCTGCCGTGCACGCGCGCGCGGATCACCCGCTGCGGCACCGGCATACATCCTCTGCGCCACCGCAGGCGCAGCACCTCGCCCTTGACCGGCCGCACCGGCAGGCCAGGCCACAGCCGGGGCGCGTCGATGCCGTTGGCGATCACCACCGCGTCGGCGTCGACGTCGGCGAGGTCGTCCACCGGACCCGCCCAGCGCACGGCCAGCCGCTCACAGTGCGCGGCAAGCGCGTCGACCACCGCGCGGTTGTCCACCGCGAGTTCGGTCGTCGCGCGGAAGCCGTGCCGAATGCCTTGCGCCAGCAATGGTTCCACATCGCGCGCGGCCGTGGTCGGCTCGACGGGGTGGCCTTGCGCGGCGAGCCATTCGGCAACCGTGCGCAGGTCGGCGACATCGGCGCGGTCGAGCGCCACCACCAGCGACTCGCGTGCGGTCACCACCGTCTCGGGCAGACCGTCGAGAAACCCGGAATGCCACAACCGCAGCGATTCCAACCCCAGCTGCAGCAACTGCTCCTCACCGGGCCAGCCCTCGCTGTGCGGCGCCAGCATGCCGCCCGCCACCCAGGAGGCACCGCGCTCGGTGGTGCAGTGCAGGCGCACCGTCCAGCCGTCCAGCGCGGCGCGCCGCGCGACAGACAGCCCGATGACGCCGCCGCCGATGACGGCGACCGTCCGTGCCATAAGATCCGCTCCCTTCGCCGGCATGACCCGGATCAGGTGTGACGGTAAGGACCGGCGATGCCCACTCTCAGTCCCCGTTCCCGGGACTCCCGTGTGTTGCCCGTCCAGATTACTCAACGAACACCGACTACCGTCACCGTGTGGACCAAGCCGTGGAACTTCCCGTGCAGCGCCTGCAGCGCGCCTCCCTGTATCTGTGCACCGACGCCCGTCGAGAACGCGGTGACCTGGCCGAATTCGCCGAGGCAGCCTTGGCGGGCGGGGTCGATCTGATCCAGCTGCGCGACAAGGGCTCCGCGGGTGAGAAGACGTTCGGTCCGCTGGAGGCACGTCAGGAACTCGAAGCGCTGGAGGTCCTGGCCGACGCGGCGCGTCGGCACGGCGCCCTGCTGGCCGTCAACGACCGGGCCGACATCGCGCTGGCGTCCGGTGCGGACGTGCTGCACCTCGGCCAGGACGATCTGCCGCTCGACGTCGCGCGCGGCATCATCGGTCGCCGGCCCGTCATCGGACGCTCCACGCACGACATCGCGCAGATGGCGGTCGCCATCGCCGAGCGGGTCGACTACTTCTGTGTGGGTCCCTGCTGGCCGACGCCCACCAAGCCGGGCCGCCCCGCACCGGGCCTGGACCTGGTCCGCGCCACGGCGGCGCACAAGCCGAGCAAGCCGTGGTTCGCGATCGGCGGAATCGACAGGGAGCGGCTGCCGGAGGTGCTCGACGCGGGAGCCCGGCGCATCGTCGTGGTGCGGGCGATCACCGCGGCCGAGGATCCGAAGGCCGCGGCCGAGGAACTCAAGACGGCGATCAGCGCTGCCGGTTGAGCAGTGGGATCGACGCGGTGACCCCACGCAGGTGCTGCCAGCTCGCGGCGAAACCCGGGTGCAGCGGCAGGTCGGCGACCTGATCCTCGAGCACCCAGCGCAGCTCGGCGCTCTCCCGGTTGGGGATGGTCCGCAGCGGTTCGGCGGCGTCGGCGATCACGGTGGTGTACGTCCAGTGGGTGCCGCCGATCCCGGCGACCTCGGCGGTCACCACCGTCGTCCGCACGGTCAGTTGCTCGGCGGGCAGACCGGCCTCTTCGTGGGCCTCGCGCACCGCGGCCTGCTCGGGGGTCTCGTGGCTGTCGCGGGCGCCGCCGGGCAGCGCCCAGGTGCCGCCCTGATGGCTCCACGGCGCGCGGAACTGCAGCAGCACCGCCGCCGATCCGTCGGGCATCGGGGCCCGCAGCAGCAAACCGGCCGCACCGTGGCGACCCCAGAACCGGGCGCCGTTCTCCGACATCACCCAGCCATCACCGTCGCCACGCACCCGTACAGGATAAGGAACGACACGCCGCGTGGTTCGGGCGCGCCGAACCGGCGTTGATTCCAGGGCGAGGCGTGCCGGAAAATCTTAGAATTCTTTTATAGAGTTGCATCACACGAAGAGCCGGAAGCATCGAAACGCAGTGAGGTTCGCGCGCAGGTGACTGTGGAGTTGGCACATCCCTCGACCGAGCCCCTCGCGTCTCGGTCGCCGACCACACCTGCGCATCCGCGCTGGTGGTTCCTGTGGACCACACCCGGGCGCATCCTCACCATCGGCCTGGTGCTGTCCGCGCTGGTCATCGCCAGTGCGTTCGCGACGTCGACGGCGGTCAACGACCGCCAGCAGGCGTTGACGACGGTGCTCGACCACACCGAGCCGCTGTCGTTCGCCGCGGGCCGGCTGTACACGACGCTGTCGGTCGCCGACGCGGCCGCGGCGACGGCGTTCATCGCCGGCGCCGAACCCCGTGATGTGCGGCAGCGCTACGAGCAGGCCATCGTCGACGCATCCGTCGCCGTCACCCGTGCGTCCAGCGGGCTGACCGACGAGGCGCTGGTCCAGTTGCTGGGCCGGATCAACGCGCGCCTGGCGATCTACACCGGCCTGATCGAGACCGCGCGCACCAACAACCGCGCCGGCAACCCGGTCGGCTCGTCGTATCTGTCCGAGGCGTCGTCGATGATGCAGACGCAGATCCTGCCCGACGCGCAGCGGCTCTACGAGGAGACATCGGCGCGGGTGGACGCCGAGACGACGGCGTCGACGCAGATCCCGCTGCCGGTGATCCTGGTGGTGCTCGCGACGCTGCTGTTCGGCGCGTTCGCCAACCGCTGGCTGGCCCGACGCACCAGGCGCCGGGTCAACATCGGCTTCGTCGCAGGCGGCCTGGCGGTGCTGATCATGCTGATCTGGGTGTCGACCGCGCTGGTGATCTCGACATCGGACAGCCGCAGCGCCAAGGAGACCGCCGCCGAATCGCTGAAGACCATCACGACGCTGGCGATCACCGCGCAGCAGGCCCGCGCCGACGAGACGCTGGCGCTGATCCGCCGCGGCGACGAAAACGTGCGCAAACAGTCCTACTATCAGCGCATCGACGTGATGCAGCAGCAGCTTTCCGATTACCTGGCCCGCGACATCGGCATCGACAAGAGCGACCTGGCGGGTGCGGAGCAACTGCTGACCCGGTGGCGCGCGGCCGACGACCGGATCAACGCCTACATCGCTGTCGGCAACTATCAGGCCGCGACGCAGGTGGCGTTGGGCACCGGCGAAGACGACTCCACACCGGCGTTCGACAAGCTCGACGACGCGCTGTCCAAGGCCATCGAGACCAGCCGCAACCAACTGCGCACCGACATCGCCAACGCCCGCCGCGTGTTGTCCGGCGCGACGGTGGGCGCCGCGCTGCTCAGTGTGGCCGCGGCCGTGGCGGTGGCGTTGGGTATCTGGCCCCGACTGAGTGAGTACCGCTGATGAGCGCGAAGAAGAAACCCGCACCGGTCAGGCGCCTGTCGATGCTGCTCGTGAGCATCCTGACCGCGGTGAGCCTGGTCGGGTGCGGTCAGGCCGCGCCCGCGCTGAACCTGCCGTCGTTGACGCTCGCGCCGCCTACGCCTGCGGGCATGGAGGAGCTTCCGCCGCAGCCGGTGCGGGTCCCGGAGGCCGACAACGACAATTGCAACCGCACCGCGAGCCTGCGCCCGTTCAGCAACAAGGCCGAGGCCGACGCGGCCGTGGCGAACATCCGCGGGCGGGGCCGGCTGATCGTCGGCCTGGACATCGGCAGCAACCTGTTCTCGTTCCGCGATCCGATCACCGGCCAGATCACCGGTTTCGACGTCGACATCGCCGGCGAGGTGTCGCGGGACATCTTCGGCACGCCGTCGAAGGTCGAGTACCGGATCCTGTCGTCGGCCGATCGGATCACCGCGCTGCGCAACAACCAGGTGGACATCGTCGTCAAGACCATGACCATCACCTGCGAGCGCAAGAAGCTGGTGAACTTCTCCACGGTGTATCTGATGGCCAATCAGCGGATCCTGGCCGCGCGGGATTCCAACATCTCGCAGGCCTCGGATCTGTCGGGCCGGCGCGTGTGCGTCGTCGACGGCACCACGTCGTTGCAGCGGATCCAGCAGATCAGCCCGCCGCCGATCATCGTGTCGGTGGTGACGTGGGCCGACTGCCTCGTCGCGCTGCAACAACGCCAGGCCGACGCGGTCAGCACCGACGACTCGATCCTCGCCGGGCTGGTGGCCCAGGACCCGTACCTGCACATCGTCGGTCCCAGCCTGAGCCAGGAGCCCTACGGCATCGGGGTGAATCTGGAGAACACCGGTCTGGTGCGAGTGGTCAACGGGACGTTGGAGCGGATCCGCCGCGACGGCACCTGGTACACCCTCTACCGGAAGTGGTTGACGGTGCTCGGCCCGGCGCCGGCACCTCCCGTGGCGAGGTACGTCGACTGATGACTTCACCCGAGCACCCCGAGATTCCCGACGGCGACGACACCTACGTCGACAGCGGTCCCGGCACGCAACCGGCCAGCCTGGAAGACCTCGACATGGATTCGGCGTCGACCATGCGGCCGATGGCGACGCAGGCGGTGTACCGGCCCGAGTTCGAAGACACCGACGGCACATCGCGCGGCACCGTCGTGACCGAGGCTTACGACCAGATCACCATGGCCACCCGCGCGCTGTCGCCCATGCGGCGCCTGGGCGGCGGGCTCGTCGAGATCCCGCGGGTGCCCGAGCGCGATCCGCTGACCGCGCTGATGACCAATCCCGTTGTGGCCGAATCGAAACGGTTCTGCTGGAACTGCGGCAAACCGGTCGGCCGGTCCAGCCCGGACGGCCGCGCCCTTTCCGAGGGTTGGTGCCCGCACTGCGGCAGCCCGTATTCGTTTCTGCCGCAACTGTCCCCGGGCGACATCGTGGCCGACCAGTACGAGATCAAGGGCTGCATCGCGCACGGCGGCCTGGGCTGGGTGTACCTGGCGTTCGACAAGAACGTCAACGACCGCCCGGTGGTGCTGAAGGGTCTGGTGCATTCCGGGGACGCCGAGGCGCAGGCCATCGCCATGGCCGAACGGCAGTTCCTCGCCGAGGTGACCCACCCGGGAATCGTCAAGATCTACAACTTCGTCGAGCACGAGGACAAGCACGGCAATCCCGTCGGCTACATCGTGATGGAGTACGTCGGCGGCACCTCCCTCAAGCAGGCCAGGGGCACCAGGCTGCCGGTGGCCGAGGCCATCGGCTACATGCTCGAGATCCTGCCCGCACTCGGTTATCTGCACTCGATCGGTCTGGCCTACAACGACCTCAAGCCCGAGAACATCATGATCACCGAGGAGCAGCTCAAGCTGATCGACCTCGGGGCGGTGTCACGGCTGAACTCCTACGGATACCTGTACGGCACACCGGGTTACCAGGCTCCCGAGATCGTGCGGACCGGCCCGACGGTGGCCACCGACATCTACACCGTCGGCCGCACGCTGGCCGCGTTGACGCTGTCGCTGCGCACCCGGCGCGGACGTTACGTCGACGGCCTGCCGTCCGACGATCCGGTGCTGGAGACCTACGACTCCTATCACCGGCTGTTGCGACGCGCGATCGACCCCGATCCGCGGCGCCGCTTCTCCAGCGCCGAGGAGATGTCCTCGCAGCTGCTCGGGGTGTTGCGCGAGGTGGTCGCCGCCGACACCGGGGTGCCGCGGTCCGGTTTGTCGACGGTGTTCAGCCCGTCGCGGTCGACGTTCGGCGTGGATCTCCTGGTGGCGCATACCGACGTCTACGTGGACGGGCAGGTGCATTCGGAGAAGCTCACCGCACACGAGATCGTGCGGGCGCTGCCGGTGCCGCTGGTGGACCGGACCGACGTGGGTGCGCCGATGCTGGTGGCCAGTGTGCTCAGCGAGCCGGTCCACACATTGGACCAACTGCGTGCGGCACGCCACGGCGCGCTGGACACCGAGGGTATCGACCTCAACGAATCCGTCGAACTGCCGCTCATGGAGGTCAGGGCCCTGCTCGACCTCGGTGACGTCGCCAAGGCCACCCGCAAGCTCGAAGACCTCGCCGCACGTGTCGGCTGGCGCTGGCGGCTGGTCTGGTTCAAGGCCGTCTCCGAGGTGCTCTCCGCCGACTACGACTCGGCGACAAAGCATTTCACCGAGGTGCTCGACACGCTGCCCGGTGAGCTGGCACCCAAGCTCGCGCTCGCCGCGACGGCCGAGTTGGCCGGCACGGCCGACGAGCTGCGGTTCTACAAGACCGTGTGGAGCACCGACAACGGCGTGATCTCCGCCGGGTTCGGGTTGGCGCGGGCCCAGTCGGTGGCCGGTGAGCGCGATCAGGCGGTGCAGACGCTCGACGAAGTTCCGCCGACCTCACGGCATTTCACCACCGCCCGGCTCACCAGCGCGGTGACGCTGCTGTCCGGCCGGTCCACCAGTGAGATCACCGAACAGCACATCCGCGACGCCGCCCGCCGCGTCGAGGCGCTGCCCGATTCCGAACCGCGCGTGCTGCAGATCCGCGCCCTGGTGCTGGGAACCGCGCTCGACTGGCTCGCCGACAACGAGGCCAGCAGCAACCACATCCTCGGATTCCCGTTCACCGAGCACGGTCTCAAGCTCGGCGTCGAGGCGTCACTGCGGGCGCTGGCCCGCATCGCCCCGACACAGTCACACCGCTACGCGCTGATCGATCTGGCCAACAGTGTGCGGCCAATGAGCACGTTCTAGCTCCACCCAGCGCCGACCGTGCACCCAAGGCGGGAAAACACGCCCGAGCCCGCCCCACACGCACACTCGATGCGACGCTTGGCCCACCCAGCGTCGACCGTGCGCTCAAGGCGGAAAAACACGCTCGAGCCCGCCCCACACGCACACTCGATGCGACGCTTGGCCCACCCAGCGTCGACCGTGCGCTCAAGGCGGAAAAACACGCTCGAGCCCGCCCCACGCGCACGCTCGGCAGATAGTGCACCTGTGGATGAACGTCCGAGCTGTGGATAATCACTCACGAGCACAGTGATGTGTCGGCAAGCGCTGCAATTCTGCGGCCATGACCGCACCATTCCTCGGCAGTGAAGCCCTTGCCGACGGCACATTGAACCGCCATCAACTGCGCACGCGATTCAGAACGCTGTATCCCAATGTGTATGTGCCCAAGACCTCCGAGCCGACACTTGAGCAGCGGACCGTCGGCGCGTGGCTGTGGTCTGGCCGCCGCGGTGTCATCGCCGGGCCCGCCGCTGCGGCATTGCACGGCGCCAAATGGATAGACCCGTCAATCCACATTGACCTAATCCACGACAATCCGCGCCAACCGCGTGGCATCACTACCCGACGCGACACCCTGCTCCCTGGCGAGACGGTCGTCATCGGCGAGATGCTGCTGACATCAGCTGCCAGAACAGCTTTCGACATCGGACGCCGTTCGCCGACGAATCGCGGAGTCGCCCAACTCGACGCGCTGCTCCGAGTCACCGGGTGCACGGTCGCCGACATCGCGGATCTCGCCAACCGCCATCGCGGTGCACGCGGTCTGCGTCGGTTGGAGGCGACGCTGTCGTTGGTTGATCCTGGCGCACAATCCCCGAAAGAAACCTGGCTGCGTCTGCTCATCGTCCGTGACGGACTTCCCAAGCCCACCACCCAGATCCCGGTGTTGGCGGACGACGGTACACCGCTGGCCTATCTCGATATGGGTTGGGAGGAGTGGATGGTCGCTGTGGAGTACGACGGAGATCAGCACCGCACCGATCGACGGCAGTACGTCAAGGACATCCGGCGCCTCGAGATGCTCGCTGAACTCGGCTGGATCGTGATCCGTGTGGTCGCCGAGGACGGCACCGCCGAAGTCCTCCGCAGAATCCGGGCTGCGTTGACCGCCAGGCAATCCAGCGTGCGCTCACGGCGGAAAGCCAGCTGAAAACCCGCCCTACACGCACGCTCGACGCAGAGCAGCTACACCACCTGCACGCAGGCGCGCGCGATGGCCAGCTCTTCGTTGGTCGGCACGACAAGCACCGCCACCGCCGACCCGGGTGTCGAGATGAGCCGGGGCTCATCTGATTTCGCGGAGTTCAGCGCATCATCGATCTCGATGCCCAAACCGCCCAGCCCGGCCAACGCATCGCGCCGCACCAGGGGGACGTTCTCCCCCACCCCGGCGGTGAAGCTGATCACGTCGGTCCTGCCCAGCACGGCCAGGTACGCGCCGATGTACTTGCGGAGCCGGTGGATGTAGACGTCGTACGCCAGTTTCGCGTGCTCATCCCCGGATTCGATGAGCTCACGAAGCTTGCGGAAGTCGCTGGCGCCACCGAGACCGAGGACCCCGGAGCGCCGGTTGAGCATCGACTCGATGTCGTCGACGCTCATGCCCGCGGTGCGCCACAGGTACATGATCACCCCGGGGTCGATGTCACCGCTGCGGGTGCCCATCACCAGGCCCTCCATCGGGGTCAGACCCATCGACGTGTCGACGGCCCTACCACCTGCCACGGCGCTTGCCGAGGCACCGTTACCGAGGTGCAGCACAATCTGATTCAGCGATTCCAGCGGACGGTCGAGGAAGATCGCGGCCTGCTGGCTGACGTACTCGTGCGACGTGCCATGAAAACCGTAGCGCTTGATGTGCCACGT
This region of Mycolicibacterium goodii genomic DNA includes:
- a CDS encoding SGNH/GDSL hydrolase family protein: MAAGPGIKPSAPGAPRLAGRSALNYPHLVAERLGLNLVDVTYSGATTAHVLRDKQNGVPPQIDALDGSEALVTVTIGGNDAGYVPLLTVAGWPRMVRRLPVLGAWVRNLLDADAREDALQQVATSLVEVGAAIRARAPQATVLFVDYLTLLPPVGVCAPPLSEADVALGRRVADTLERHTGAAATETGAGWVRAAEASRDHHAWSADPWTTRPGLPWPGRPAPLHPNAAGMRAVADLVAAQLG
- a CDS encoding thiazole synthase; its protein translation is MGTGGAPNLAVLEEALIASGTELTTVAMRRIDAETGTGVLDLLNRLGIAALPNTAGCRGAAEAVLTAQLAREALGTDLVKLEVIADERTLLPDAVELIKAAEQLVDDGFVVLPYTNDDPVLARRLEDIGCAAVMPLGAPIGTGLGISNPHNIEMIVAAAGVPVVLDAGIGTASDAALAMELGCDAVLLATAVTRASDPPTMAAAMASAVTAGYLARQAGRIPKRFWAQASSPAL
- the thiS gene encoding sulfur carrier protein ThiS, producing MITITVNGQSVEVDDTTTIERLLETRGFPVKGIAVALDWSVLPRSEWDQTLSGGARIEVVTAVQGG
- the thiO gene encoding glycine oxidase ThiO, producing the protein MARTVAVIGGGVIGLSVARRAALDGWTVRLHCTTERGASWVAGGMLAPHSEGWPGEEQLLQLGLESLRLWHSGFLDGLPETVVTARESLVVALDRADVADLRTVAEWLAAQGHPVEPTTAARDVEPLLAQGIRHGFRATTELAVDNRAVVDALAAHCERLAVRWAGPVDDLADVDADAVVIANGIDAPRLWPGLPVRPVKGEVLRLRWRRGCMPVPQRVIRARVHGRQVYLVPRADGVVVGATQYEHGRDTAPVVSGVRDLLEDACAVMPALGEYELAETAAGLRPMTPDGLPIVERVDERTLVAVGHGRNGFLLAPWTAERIAAELEVGVGAK
- the thiE gene encoding thiamine phosphate synthase; protein product: MDQAVELPVQRLQRASLYLCTDARRERGDLAEFAEAALAGGVDLIQLRDKGSAGEKTFGPLEARQELEALEVLADAARRHGALLAVNDRADIALASGADVLHLGQDDLPLDVARGIIGRRPVIGRSTHDIAQMAVAIAERVDYFCVGPCWPTPTKPGRPAPGLDLVRATAAHKPSKPWFAIGGIDRERLPEVLDAGARRIVVVRAITAAEDPKAAAEELKTAISAAG
- a CDS encoding NUDIX hydrolase; the protein is MRGDGDGWVMSENGARFWGRHGAAGLLLRAPMPDGSAAVLLQFRAPWSHQGGTWALPGGARDSHETPEQAAVREAHEEAGLPAEQLTVRTTVVTAEVAGIGGTHWTYTTVIADAAEPLRTIPNRESAELRWVLEDQVADLPLHPGFAASWQHLRGVTASIPLLNRQR
- the glnX gene encoding protein kinase G-activating protein GlnX, which codes for MTVELAHPSTEPLASRSPTTPAHPRWWFLWTTPGRILTIGLVLSALVIASAFATSTAVNDRQQALTTVLDHTEPLSFAAGRLYTTLSVADAAAATAFIAGAEPRDVRQRYEQAIVDASVAVTRASSGLTDEALVQLLGRINARLAIYTGLIETARTNNRAGNPVGSSYLSEASSMMQTQILPDAQRLYEETSARVDAETTASTQIPLPVILVVLATLLFGAFANRWLARRTRRRVNIGFVAGGLAVLIMLIWVSTALVISTSDSRSAKETAAESLKTITTLAITAQQARADETLALIRRGDENVRKQSYYQRIDVMQQQLSDYLARDIGIDKSDLAGAEQLLTRWRAADDRINAYIAVGNYQAATQVALGTGEDDSTPAFDKLDDALSKAIETSRNQLRTDIANARRVLSGATVGAALLSVAAAVAVALGIWPRLSEYR
- a CDS encoding glutamate ABC transporter substrate-binding protein: MLLVSILTAVSLVGCGQAAPALNLPSLTLAPPTPAGMEELPPQPVRVPEADNDNCNRTASLRPFSNKAEADAAVANIRGRGRLIVGLDIGSNLFSFRDPITGQITGFDVDIAGEVSRDIFGTPSKVEYRILSSADRITALRNNQVDIVVKTMTITCERKKLVNFSTVYLMANQRILAARDSNISQASDLSGRRVCVVDGTTSLQRIQQISPPPIIVSVVTWADCLVALQQRQADAVSTDDSILAGLVAQDPYLHIVGPSLSQEPYGIGVNLENTGLVRVVNGTLERIRRDGTWYTLYRKWLTVLGPAPAPPVARYVD
- a CDS encoding serine/threonine-protein kinase PknG, which produces MTSPEHPEIPDGDDTYVDSGPGTQPASLEDLDMDSASTMRPMATQAVYRPEFEDTDGTSRGTVVTEAYDQITMATRALSPMRRLGGGLVEIPRVPERDPLTALMTNPVVAESKRFCWNCGKPVGRSSPDGRALSEGWCPHCGSPYSFLPQLSPGDIVADQYEIKGCIAHGGLGWVYLAFDKNVNDRPVVLKGLVHSGDAEAQAIAMAERQFLAEVTHPGIVKIYNFVEHEDKHGNPVGYIVMEYVGGTSLKQARGTRLPVAEAIGYMLEILPALGYLHSIGLAYNDLKPENIMITEEQLKLIDLGAVSRLNSYGYLYGTPGYQAPEIVRTGPTVATDIYTVGRTLAALTLSLRTRRGRYVDGLPSDDPVLETYDSYHRLLRRAIDPDPRRRFSSAEEMSSQLLGVLREVVAADTGVPRSGLSTVFSPSRSTFGVDLLVAHTDVYVDGQVHSEKLTAHEIVRALPVPLVDRTDVGAPMLVASVLSEPVHTLDQLRAARHGALDTEGIDLNESVELPLMEVRALLDLGDVAKATRKLEDLAARVGWRWRLVWFKAVSEVLSADYDSATKHFTEVLDTLPGELAPKLALAATAELAGTADELRFYKTVWSTDNGVISAGFGLARAQSVAGERDQAVQTLDEVPPTSRHFTTARLTSAVTLLSGRSTSEITEQHIRDAARRVEALPDSEPRVLQIRALVLGTALDWLADNEASSNHILGFPFTEHGLKLGVEASLRALARIAPTQSHRYALIDLANSVRPMSTF
- a CDS encoding endonuclease domain-containing protein — translated: MTAPFLGSEALADGTLNRHQLRTRFRTLYPNVYVPKTSEPTLEQRTVGAWLWSGRRGVIAGPAAAALHGAKWIDPSIHIDLIHDNPRQPRGITTRRDTLLPGETVVIGEMLLTSAARTAFDIGRRSPTNRGVAQLDALLRVTGCTVADIADLANRHRGARGLRRLEATLSLVDPGAQSPKETWLRLLIVRDGLPKPTTQIPVLADDGTPLAYLDMGWEEWMVAVEYDGDQHRTDRRQYVKDIRRLEMLAELGWIVIRVVAEDGTAEVLRRIRAALTARQSSVRSRRKAS
- a CDS encoding acetate kinase, whose amino-acid sequence is MTVLVVNSGSSSLKYAVVKPASGEFLAEGIIEEIGSGAVPDHDAALRAAFDELAAAGLRLENLGLVAVGHRMVHGGKTFYKPSVIDDELIAKVRELSPLAPLHNPPAIKGIEVARKLLPDLPHIAVFDTAFFHDLPAPASTYAIDRELAETWHIKRYGFHGTSHEYVSQQAAIFLDRPLESLNQIVLHLGNGASASAVAGGRAVDTSMGLTPMEGLVMGTRSGDIDPGVIMYLWRTAGMSVDDIESMLNRRSGVLGLGGASDFRKLRELIESGDEHAKLAYDVYIHRLRKYIGAYLAVLGRTDVISFTAGVGENVPLVRRDALAGLGGLGIEIDDALNSAKSDEPRLISTPGSAVAVLVVPTNEELAIARACVQVV